From a single Adhaeribacter swui genomic region:
- the mutS gene encoding DNA mismatch repair protein MutS, translated as MKQYYAIKAKYPGALLLFRVGDFYETFGEDAVKASKILDIVLTKRGAGSASETALAGFPHHSMDTYLPKLVRAGERVAICDQLEDPKSVKGIVKRGVTELVTPGVSFNDQVLEKKSNNYLAAVHFTKNETGIAFLDISTGEFITAQGDRPYIGKLLQSFAPAEVLFCKKMKEEFYLSFGPDFCQYALDEWVFGYDFAYESLLRHFGTTSLKGFGIENLREGIIAAGCILHYLSETQHHDISHIATISRLEEDKYVWLDKFTIRNLELIYPQHAEGVPLIQILDKTVTPMGARLLKKWVVLPLKEVSQIQRRLDTVEALIGNNDLLQDITHYLKQINDLERLISKVAVKRINPREMLQLSKALEATVPIKELLGFSQIPALKKLADQLTFCDEIREEIKQKVKPDAPMLTNAGNIIQPGIHAELDELRAIAFSGKDYLLQLQQREIKNTGISSLKIAYNKVFGYYLEVTHAHKDKVPKEWIRKQTLVNAERYITEELKTYEEKILHAEERIYTIEQQLFNELVVSTTEYVGQIQQNARVLGVIDCLASFACAAVSYKYVKPQVNDLNALNIKKGRHPVIERQLPPGESYIPNDIFLDTDEQQIAIITGPNMAGKSALLRQTALIVLMAQIGSFVPADAAEVGIIDKIFTRVGASDNLSRGESTFMVEMTETASILNNLSERSLVLMDEIGRGTSTYDGISIAWAIVEHLHNHPKARAKTLFATHYHELNQLAEELPRVRNFNVSVKETGGKILFMRQLKPGGSEHSFGIHVAQMAGMPNTVVLRASDIMHHLEEDKIRQHPDKNNLKIVPKQQYQLNMFELNDPAMVRLREIFEKLDINTITPVEALLKLNELKLLVDAQKVPGKK; from the coding sequence ATGAAACAGTATTATGCCATTAAGGCGAAATATCCCGGAGCCTTGCTGCTTTTTCGGGTAGGCGATTTTTACGAGACTTTTGGGGAAGATGCCGTTAAAGCCAGCAAAATCCTGGATATCGTACTTACCAAGCGGGGAGCTGGCTCCGCTTCGGAAACAGCTTTGGCCGGTTTTCCGCATCATTCAATGGATACGTATTTGCCCAAGCTGGTGCGGGCCGGCGAACGCGTAGCTATCTGCGACCAGCTCGAGGATCCAAAATCGGTAAAAGGCATTGTAAAGCGCGGGGTAACCGAATTGGTAACGCCCGGTGTATCTTTTAACGACCAGGTACTCGAGAAAAAAAGCAATAATTACTTGGCAGCCGTACACTTTACTAAAAACGAAACCGGCATAGCCTTTCTGGACATTTCTACCGGCGAGTTTATTACTGCCCAGGGCGACCGGCCTTACATCGGGAAATTGCTGCAAAGCTTTGCCCCCGCGGAGGTGCTTTTCTGCAAAAAAATGAAGGAAGAATTTTACCTATCCTTCGGTCCGGATTTTTGCCAATACGCCCTCGACGAATGGGTATTTGGTTACGATTTCGCTTACGAAAGTTTACTGCGGCATTTTGGAACCACTTCTTTAAAAGGTTTTGGCATTGAAAACCTACGCGAAGGCATTATTGCGGCCGGTTGTATTCTGCATTACTTATCAGAAACCCAGCATCACGATATCAGCCACATTGCCACTATTTCGCGGCTCGAAGAAGATAAATACGTGTGGCTGGATAAGTTTACCATCCGTAACCTGGAGCTTATATACCCGCAACATGCCGAAGGCGTACCGCTGATTCAGATTCTGGATAAAACCGTTACGCCCATGGGCGCCCGGCTGCTAAAAAAATGGGTAGTGCTGCCGCTCAAAGAAGTATCGCAAATTCAAAGGCGTTTGGATACGGTAGAGGCTTTAATCGGGAACAACGATCTTTTGCAAGATATTACGCATTACCTAAAGCAAATCAACGACCTGGAGCGCTTAATCTCGAAAGTAGCAGTAAAACGGATTAATCCCCGCGAAATGCTGCAACTAAGCAAAGCCCTGGAAGCTACCGTACCCATTAAAGAATTGCTGGGTTTCAGCCAGATTCCGGCTTTAAAAAAACTGGCTGACCAACTAACTTTCTGCGACGAAATCCGGGAAGAAATCAAGCAAAAAGTAAAGCCCGATGCCCCCATGCTTACCAATGCGGGTAATATTATACAACCGGGTATTCACGCGGAACTGGACGAATTACGGGCAATTGCCTTTTCGGGTAAAGATTACTTACTGCAACTGCAGCAGCGCGAAATCAAAAACACGGGTATATCGTCGCTTAAAATTGCCTACAATAAAGTGTTTGGGTATTACCTGGAGGTAACCCACGCCCACAAAGACAAAGTGCCCAAAGAATGGATCCGGAAGCAAACGCTGGTAAACGCCGAGCGCTACATTACCGAAGAACTAAAAACCTACGAAGAAAAAATTCTGCACGCCGAAGAACGCATTTACACCATCGAGCAGCAGTTATTTAACGAGCTGGTAGTAAGCACCACCGAATACGTGGGCCAAATTCAGCAAAACGCCCGGGTTTTAGGGGTGATTGACTGTCTTGCTTCTTTTGCCTGCGCCGCGGTGAGTTACAAGTATGTTAAACCACAGGTTAACGATTTAAATGCTTTAAATATTAAAAAAGGGCGTCACCCGGTAATTGAGCGGCAATTGCCGCCCGGCGAAAGCTACATCCCGAATGATATTTTCCTGGATACTGACGAGCAGCAAATTGCCATTATTACGGGTCCGAACATGGCGGGTAAAAGCGCCTTGCTGCGGCAAACGGCTTTAATTGTACTCATGGCGCAAATCGGATCATTTGTGCCGGCCGACGCGGCTGAAGTAGGCATTATTGATAAAATATTTACCCGCGTGGGCGCTTCCGATAACTTAAGCCGTGGCGAAAGTACGTTTATGGTAGAGATGACCGAAACTGCCAGCATTTTAAATAATTTGTCGGAACGCAGTTTGGTTTTAATGGATGAAATTGGCCGCGGTACCAGCACCTACGATGGTATATCTATTGCCTGGGCCATTGTGGAGCACCTGCACAACCACCCGAAAGCCCGCGCTAAAACCTTATTTGCTACGCATTACCACGAACTAAACCAACTGGCCGAAGAGTTACCGCGCGTGCGCAATTTTAACGTGAGCGTGAAAGAAACCGGCGGTAAAATTTTGTTTATGCGCCAACTTAAACCAGGTGGTAGCGAGCACAGCTTCGGGATTCACGTGGCCCAAATGGCTGGTATGCCCAACACCGTTGTTCTGCGCGCCAGCGATATCATGCACCACCTGGAAGAAGATAAAATACGGCAACACCCGGATAAAAATAATTTAAAAATTGTACCCAAGCAGCAATATCAACTTAATATGTTTGAGCTCAACGATCCTGCCATGGTGCGGCTACGCGAGATTTTTGAGAAATTGGATATAAATACCATTACTCCCGTAGAAGCCTTGCTTAAATTAAACGAATTAAAGTTGTTGGTAGATGCCCAGAAGGTACCGGGGAAGAAGTGA
- a CDS encoding RNA methyltransferase: MRKLKMEELNRVSVEEFKEQEKLPVVLVLDNVRSLHNVGSAFRTADAFAISKIYLCGITGTPPHKEITKTALGATESVDWEHVTNTAELAQQLKAEGYQLIAIEQADHSVSLADFIPAANKKYALVFGNEVFGVEDEVMELADTVIEIPQFGTKHSLNISVAVGVVTWDFLSKLLK; encoded by the coding sequence ATGCGTAAATTAAAAATGGAAGAACTCAACCGGGTATCGGTAGAGGAATTTAAAGAACAGGAAAAATTACCGGTTGTGTTGGTTCTGGATAACGTACGGTCGTTGCACAACGTGGGCTCGGCCTTCCGGACTGCCGATGCTTTTGCTATAAGTAAAATTTATTTATGCGGCATTACGGGCACCCCGCCCCACAAAGAAATTACCAAAACTGCCTTGGGCGCCACCGAATCCGTAGACTGGGAACACGTTACCAATACAGCCGAATTAGCGCAACAATTAAAAGCCGAAGGCTACCAGCTCATTGCCATTGAGCAGGCCGACCACAGCGTTTCTTTAGCTGATTTTATACCGGCCGCTAATAAAAAGTACGCTTTGGTTTTTGGTAACGAAGTATTTGGCGTAGAAGACGAAGTAATGGAACTAGCCGATACCGTAATCGAGATTCCGCAGTTTGGCACCAAGCATTCGCTTAATATATCGGTAGCGGTAGGCGTAGTGACCTGGGATTTCTTAAGTAAGCTGCTTAAATAA